Genomic window (Phacochoerus africanus isolate WHEZ1 chromosome 1, ROS_Pafr_v1, whole genome shotgun sequence):
AAGCTGTGAGGGATGTTTGGTCATGGGGGTAACTTGTGGGTCCTGTGTTAGAGGGGTGCCTTACTGATGTGAAGGTCCCTGAGTGTGAAGTTTGTTACATGATGTAAGAGAGTCCCCTTGTCCCTAGGCGCTGCCTGGTAAAATGTTTAAGGGTGACATGTCTGATTTCGGCAACGAATTTTCCGATAGTTGAGCAGAAAAAGTGTGCATatgtagagaaaataaatgtggcAAAAAGTTTGGAAGGATTGATTAGATGAGTGTCTttaatgtttctttatttttgtggAGATGAAATTTGAATTagtttagcaaatatttgttgggtaCCAAACACTGTTCTGGGTGAGCTTGGAGTGGAATAGTATTAAAACAAACTGCTCATCTTTAGATGCTGAAGTgagaggggaaggtgggggagaggtgtgaataattaacaaattatttaatCCTATTATCACCAACATAAATTTTACTGAATTgaaatccctggcccatgaaacGTAAGTTGTTTTCcccttagtaaaaaaaaaaaattatattctttagaCATTCCATGTATCACTGAGAGTTGAACATCCATCTATAAGGGATTCTTGTTAGAACATGGCTACAATGGAAACAAGaaactctcttttttaaaataggttaGATGGCTCCTCAGCTTCTAAGACACTTGCAGCTTAATCCTGGAGCCTTCATAGTTCCAGGGCAGCGTCTAATTTGAGTCGTAGCGATTTCCTCAGCCAGGTGTGTGCTGTCTCGTCCGCAGTCCTGGCCGGTGCCCTGTTGGAAGAAGCTGAGCAGCTGCTGGACCGAGGCATTCACCCGATCCGGATTGCAGACGGCTACGAGCAGGCTGCCCGCATCGCCATCGAGCACCTGGACAAGATCAGCGACAGTGTCCTTGTGGACATGAAGGACACCGAGCCCCTGATCCAGACCGCCAAGACCACCCTGGGCTCCAAAGTGTGCGTGTGCAGTACAGGGTTGCCGGGCGTTTGGGGTGGCGGGGTGCCATGCCTAAGCACGGCTCAGAACTCCCGGGGGTTTTGTATGGGTTTGACGAGCTGCTTTCTGTGGTCGATGTTCCTCTGGTTTAACTTGTCTTTTCTCCAGAGGTTGACACGCATCTTGTGTTTTAGTCAGGAGCTGAATTTCCAGGTTTGGTTTTTAAGTCTTTGAAAATAgtaaatttcagttattgttagtgaaaataaagatgtaattttttttcccatcctgatTCATGATTCCTTTTGAGCTCCCTGATACGAATCCCTGTCCCAGACTGTTGAGAGTGCAGGTCGTGGTGGCGTTCTTTGCTGGGGACCCTGAATGTGGGCGAGTTCCCTAAGATAGCTCTGAGTCACAGTACATTGTGCTGTGCTTGAGCCACCGCGTCGCGACTCCCGCAGGGTTAACAGCTGTCACCGACAAATGGCCGAGATTGCCGTGAATGCCGTCCTCACCGTGGCTGACATGCAGCGCAGAGACGTTGACTTTGAGCTCATCAAGGTAGAAGGCAAGGTGGGCGGGAGGCTGGAGGACACCAAGCTGATCAAGGGCGTGATCGTCGACAAGGACTTCAGCCACCCGCAGATGCCAAAAGTGAGTCCGGGTCCTCCGCCGCTTCGGGCTCTTCACGCTTCTGCCGCCAGCTCACGCGTCTGTCTTTCTCCACAGCAAGTGGAAGATGCAAAGATTGCAATTCTCACGTGTCCATTTGAGCCGCCGAAACCAAAGACAAAGCATAAGCTGGATGTGACCTCTGTAGAAGATTACAAAGCCCTTCAGAAGTACGAAAAGGAGAAGTTTGAGGAGATGATTCGGCAGGTCGGTCTTAGCGTGACTCGCGGTGAGAGTTGAACCTTCAGGGGACGCGGTTCGCTTAGTGGTGAACACGCGTGGCGCTGGCCTTTGTCACCTTGGTGCTTTACGTGGCTACAAATACGGTATTCGCAGCGTAGGCTCTCTTCCTTCACTTTCAAGTTACGACGTTGGTGGGCACTCGGAGTGGGTAAAAGTCAGATGGCACAGAAAGGCGTGAGGGGAGCCTCTTAGGATGGCAGCCTGTCTGGGGCGCCTTGAGTGGTCTGGGTGCCTGGAGCCGTGCTTTAGTTACGCACACTTTCATCCACGTCTGCACATGTACATCCAAGGTCTGAACCACTGTAACGGGGCCTCTAGCACATGGTTGAGACGTGTGAGTGTAGCGTTTATAGACAGTTATTGAGCGACTGAAATCAGACTAGAGTGCGGACATAGTCGTCCCAGGTCTTTGCTGAAACAAGTCAGGGGTGTTACTCTGTCTATCCTGAACTCTCTCTGGCcgttgatttttttgtgtgcctGCTCTCCGGGGGAGCAGGTCCTCGTGGGGCCCCCGTCCTGGGAATTGAGAACACAAGCACTCGGGTGCGTGCACACAGATCTCTCGGGTAGAAGGTCATCTTAGCGAACAGACCAGGCGCTGTTTCGGTGTTTGGAGCAGGAGGGTCAGTGGAGTTAGTTTACGTTTTCATGGTGCCTTCCTCTGCCTGATGGGTACCAGCAGTGTTGAGGGCACTGGACATGTGGCAGTGAGCAAAACATTTTGTGCTTGCTCTTGGGCTGCGGAGTCGGGGGAAAGCGGGTGGGATCTGGGTTACAGACACAGGTCAAGGGCCTCTCTAAGGAGACCTCGGGGAAGTGAGAGCAGCGTGTCTGGGTGAGGAGTGTTCCAGGCTGCCAGGGGGTGCGGGCAGCGTGTATGGAGGAGGCCCTGAGGCCGGGGTCAGCAAGCCGGAGGGCTTGGGGAGCTGGCAGAGGGTTATAAGCAAAAGGTGGTTTTCTGGGCTATAGGGTGGCCGACGTGCCCAAGAGGAAAAGGTGACAGGAACTAAGATGCCGAGGGTGTGCGTGGATCACGTTGATAGATGTGCGGGTGGCTGGGAATGGTGACAGGGATTCTGAGGAACCCAGAGAGGGACGCTGGGGGCTGCAGGAGCGGGAGGGGCCCCTGCTAGTGTGAGCATGTGGCAGGAAAAGAGCCATTTGAGAACGCTGGGGCACGTGTGTGTTTCAAGGGACAGGTAGTGTTCACGGCAAGGATATAAAGGAGATGTCTTCCAGAAGGAGTTCAGTAACGCACCGATTCCAGAGGTGCAGGGGTAGAGCGCCCGGTGTGGTGAGAAGAGACAGGTGAAATGCTGGTTGTGGGATACGGTGTGGTTACGGCAGCTGATCCCTGCGGGAGGGGTTGACGGTTCTGATCACTGCCGCCTTCCTGGGACAAGTCACTTAGCCACTTGCTGAGGTGGGGGGGTTTCTTAACAGAAGCAGGATCATCCCGTCTGCCCCATAATTAGTCTGTATCTTGATATCCACAGGGGAAGAGTGGGAAAAGCAAGTTGCAGGAAGGTGTGACATAAAGTGGAGGGTTTGTTAAGCATGCGTATGCGTCAGCTGCTTCATGGGGGTTTGTGCCGGGACAGAGCTGCCGACTTTGGTTTCTCAGCTCCCAGTTGTGGGGGCGGGTTGCCATGCTGTCCTGTGTTGCTTCACTGGCAATGAGCGTGAATTACTACTGTTCAAAGCCTTGCTTACAAACGACATGATTccagagttccctgtggctcagccggttaaggatcccacgtggtggctgcagtggctaaggtcactgctatggcgcaggctcaatccctggtccgggaacttccacgtgctacgGTGCGtgtccaaaaaaaataaataaatgaggtgaTTCCCCTTGATACATACATGTTCATTGTTTAGAGTTTGGAGCAGACaggaagacatttattttcttcgtCATGGTCTTCTCGgtgctttgtcttattttttccttgtggGTTCATTCATTTGTTGGATTACACTCAGTGTTTGACGTGTGATAATAAATCCATCTGTGCCCTGCTGCCATCGTGTGTGAGATGGCAGATGAGGCCAGCGCTGTGTTTTGTTTGAATGCACCCATCTTACACACTGTTATGTTTCTCACCTGTTTTCAGTGTTTTCCTACATTAGAGGACAAAGAATACTGTGTTTTTAACGTGGTGATGTATCTTTTCCCAGATTAAGGAAACTGGCGCTAACCTAGCTATCTGCCAGTGGGGATTTGACGATGAAGCAAATCATTTACTTCTTCAGAATAACTTGCCTGCGGTTCGCTGGGTTGGAGGCCCTGAAATCGAGGTAGGAAGCTCCCTGTGCAGAGTGGGACGGGGTCGAGCTTAGGATGCACATGCATTTGAGGCGCTGTACCCGTGCTGGCCGTCAGGCACCACCTTGTGCCACGGCTCTACTGTTTTATATGTCTTTGGTGGTTTATGGCATTTTGAAATGCTTTCCTGTGTCGCCTCAGTGGCTGTCTGAGGCAGGAAGACTGGTTGACCACTTCTGGGTCAGCCAGATAAATACTAAGAGCCACTCCAGACACGGTCTGTACCCCCAGCCCACGGGGGTTCAGGCGTGTGTGGCCCCATTCAGAGGTGCGGTCCGCTGTGTGCTCTGTGCTGGAACCTGACCAGGGCCAGGCCCATCTCTTCAAAACCTTGACCCTTCAGCAAGGCTTTGGGGCTGGACTTTGACTTGGGGGCTCGAGTGGGCCAGCAGTTCTGGTGAACAGTGACCGTGGGTCCGGTTGGGCTCTTTTACGAGCTGGTTTTGAGAGGCCCCGCTCAGCAGCCGACTTCCTCCCCTGCCCACGGTCAGTTGATCGCCATCGCCACCGGGGGGCGCATCGTGCCGCGGTTCTCGGAGCTCACACCGGAGAAGCTGGGCTTCGCGGGGCTGGTGAAGGAGATCTCGTTCGGGACGACCAAGGACAAGATGCTGGTCATCGAGCAGTGTAAGAACTCCAGAGCCGTCACCATCTTCATCAGAGGAGGAAATAAGATGGTGAGAACTCACATCTCTGTTCTTTGCTGATGCTGAAACGTGATTTGGCTTTTGGCATACGGAGTTAACTGAGGCAGTTTCCGTAAGAAAGAAAAGGTCGTCTTTGTTGGAGACGCAGTGACATGACCTGTCGTCAGACCCCTGGAGACTGTTCCACTCTCAGGTCTATGAGGGACACTTCCTTTCTTCAGTCCCTTAAGCGGAAACAGGAACCCAATCCCTAACCGTTGGCGCTGTCTCCATGCTCCAGGCGTGGATGCCAGTGCGCCGTGGTGAATGAGGCTCATTATGAGGCTTTCTTTACCAGTTTTATTTTGCTCGGCCCCTTGACTTGGTCGTGAGTCCTGGAAATGAGTCCCTGGCTGCCTCTCCCTGTTTTTAAAACAACTGCATCCTAGGAAAAGTAAGATGAAGGTGGGAACCATCCGAGGGTGGGCGGTATTCCGGCGGTGTACCCTCCGTTTGTTCTTAGCCAGGCGCCCTCCTGGGGACGGGCCGGGCCGTTTCCAGGACCAGCAAGCGCTGAGGTTAAACCAGGTGCACAATATTGGGCTCTGAATGATGAGATCACAGTCACATTGACCGACACGAAACCGTCTCCCCAGATCATCGAGGAGGCCAAACGATCCCTTCACGACGCTCTGTGTGTCATCCGGAACCTCATCCGCGACAACCGCGTGGTCTACGGCGGCGGCGCTGCTGAGATAGCCTGCGCCCTGGCGGTCAGCCAGGAGGCAGACAAGGTGAAGCACGCGGGGACCGCGGCAGGCGAGGCGGGGTGCTGGGCTCCGGGTGTTCCATCCTGGTTGGTTCTCCTGCCCATGTGGGAACACGTCTGTCACTGGACATAAAGCAGCGGGACCTTCTGCAGCCTTAGGCTGTAGTGACGTTTTCATGGGTCAGCCTGTTCTTAGAATTCTTCTTGAGTTAGGCTTTCAGAGGAGGAAAACTGATTGTTGCCAGAGAGCTGCAGCTTGGTGTGTTGGTTTTTCTACCAAGTGCTCTGACAGTTGCCTTGTGCCCCTCCAGTGCCCGACCTTGGAGCAGTACGCCATGCGGGCCTTCGCCGACGCGCTGGAGGTCATCCCCATGGCCCTGGCCGAGAACAGCGGCATGAACCCCATCCAGACGATGACCGAGGTCCGGGCCAGACAAGTGAAGGAGATGAACCCAGCCCTCGGGATTGACTGTCTGCACAAGGGCACGAATGGTGAGCTCAGGCCGCTGCC
Coding sequences:
- the CCT5 gene encoding T-complex protein 1 subunit epsilon, with the translated sequence MASVGTLAFDEYGRPFLIIKDQDRKSRLMGLEALKSHIMAAKAVANTMKTSLGPNGLDKMMVDKDGDVTVTNDGATILSMMDVDHQIAKLMVELSKSQDDEIGDGTTGVVVLAGALLEEAEQLLDRGIHPIRIADGYEQAARIAIEHLDKISDSVLVDMKDTEPLIQTAKTTLGSKVVNSCHRQMAEIAVNAVLTVADMQRRDVDFELIKVEGKVGGRLEDTKLIKGVIVDKDFSHPQMPKQVEDAKIAILTCPFEPPKPKTKHKLDVTSVEDYKALQKYEKEKFEEMIRQIKETGANLAICQWGFDDEANHLLLQNNLPAVRWVGGPEIELIAIATGGRIVPRFSELTPEKLGFAGLVKEISFGTTKDKMLVIEQCKNSRAVTIFIRGGNKMIIEEAKRSLHDALCVIRNLIRDNRVVYGGGAAEIACALAVSQEADKCPTLEQYAMRAFADALEVIPMALAENSGMNPIQTMTEVRARQVKEMNPALGIDCLHKGTNDMKQQHVIETLIGKKQQLSLATQMVRMILKIDDVRKPGESEE